The nucleotide sequence TACAAGCCTTgagtcaaaaataaaaccttcacTCTGTTTCTGTTTAGGTCTCCTATGCCATCTTTACTGTGCTGTACGTGAAGTTATGCTGCTCTTTGTCATGCACCTGTCACATCGGTCTCTCATGGTTATGCTGTTTAGTGTCCCTGACAAAGAAACACGTGCACACTTTTTTGACTATAGCTAGTGTTAGTGCAGAGAAGCCTGAGACCAACAAACATCTCACCTGTGATGAGGATCAGGGCTGCAAggcaggagaaggaggagacATCCAACTTCATGCGATGAAGGCTTTGAGAAAACTCCAGGATGGAGTCGATCCATTCCCCAAAGCCCCGGACACACTGTGTTTTATGCAGGACAGCTCCGTTGCAGAAGATGAGCTTCTCCATTTTAGGATTGGACCTTTATAAATGGTAAAAAAgtatgtgttgttgtttttttttcaaacattaagAGATAAACAGAACAGAAACCAGAGGAGAATGGCACACACCGATAGGCAAGACGCAGGATAAAGAGTTCAACGAATGCAGATTCCACCAGCAGTTCCTGATCCTCCAAGCAGAAGTCAGAGAAACCTGGGATGTCCTTCGCCCACTTTCTGATAACCTCTAAAGAAGCCGTGAGGAGGTCGTAAAACTGCTTTATGTCACTCACGTCTTCCTTCTGGTTCGCGCTGACTTCCTTCTCGAGGTACTAAGAGAACATAAAACAAATGGGAGTTTAGCTTTATTCAAAGTATACAAAAACAGAactacaaaaaaagaggaacccTGCTTTGGCTTACCTTAGAGTAATCCAGATTTCCAACAGCAGGGTTTGAGTCAATGTGGGCCCTGACCAGCGACGCAATCATGCTCACTGGGGATACAATGGGAGTGGCATCTTTGACACCTTTAGGCTTCGATGGTAAGCGACCCCTCCGTCCTTTCAGGCTATCCGTTCTAACAACTGTAGAAAAAGGTGACATCAAGTGTTAGTCTCAAATTATTCATCTTCCCTGAATCTCTCTTCTCTATATTTGCTATGAAAGCAGACTCTTGTTTAAGGAAAAGAACAGTCcaattgaacattttaaagcttGATGTAGAATCTATCATGTTTCATTTATGCTTGATATTAATGTTGCCATTAGCTTTAGAGTTGTTATTTTCAATAATATGATAGTACAATGAGGTATTGTACTTTGCATACCTTCTCTGACCATTCCCACTGCCAGACACTTCTGGAAGCGACAGAACTGGCATCGATTTCTCCTCCTCTTGTCCACAGGGCAGTCTTTGTTGGCAAGGCAGACATACTTGGAATTTTTCTGAACTGTGCgctgtgaaaaagaaaacagtagaGGAATTAgttattttaccttttaaatTGCTATGTTTCTATGAAGCGACTAAGCCACTATGGACTGGTTTGTCTTTTCTTACCTTGAAAAAACCCTTGCATCCCTCACAGGTGCGGACCCCATAGTGCTGACAGGAGGCATTGTCTCCACAAACAGCGCAGCCGCCCTCACTTCCACTTTTCAGCTTGGGCGATAGACTTCCATCCCGCTGTTCAGCACTGTCGAGACAAAGGGCCTGTTCCATCCCCATAGCGGGAAACTGCATCGCAGATGGGTGAGGTTGAGATGCGGCAAAGGGTTCCTGCTCTCGGAAAAGTGCCTGACCCAAATGAGACATGTCCTCCACAGAACCTGagccaaacatgaaaaaagatgGAGTATGTGGCCCTGAGGTGTCCTCAGTCATCCAGTATCCTTGACCAGGGGAATATGGCCCAAAAGCTGAATCCCAGTTAGACACATTCTGACTCTGGAACCCAGGAGTCGAAGGAGAAGAGGCGGACGCGGGGCTGCCAAAGTAATCCGAGCCACTGGGAGACACAGCCTCATCTGGGTAACTCAGAGTGAACGCTCCAGGGTAGCAGCCATAAACTTGGAGCTCGTCCAGCTTGAAGGGGCTTTCCTGGCCTGACGCTGAAGGTACATGGGCAGGGGTTGTAGTGAACTGGCATGAGTACGCATCAAAAGATCCCGTAGGTGTGCCCACCAAGGAGCCGATGCTTGGCAGGGACGGAGTAGAGTggtgctccagggagccactcaTGTCAACGGCCAGCCTGGAGAGAAAGTCTGCATTCTGAAGCTCAGAGCTGCTGAAACTGCTCTCAGTGGGCTGACGTCCATGTCGGGGGTGTACGCAAGTCATGACTGTGAGACTGAGAGAGAAATGAACATGTTAGCTTGGATTTTAGGTCTTCAATGAGCTTTCAAGAACAAGCTTCCACTCCAGAGTGAAATGTTATACATAATGTATACACACAGCTCAGTGGAGCAGCTTATTGTCAATCCTTAAGATCCTGATTCAATTCCTGTGTCTACCAATGGAGCATCAGTATTTGGCTTTTCAAACTTCAATTTATACAAATGTTTTACtgatatatcaaataaaaaaaccaagaGTACCATAATTACTGCTGCTGTCATCTTTGTATTGAAAGTATTGTTTATCACAACCCTTTGACACAGTATCTCTGTAATTTAAGTGAATATTTTTAACTTGAATTTTCATGTTTCTTCCCTGTCAACCTCCATTTATAAGAAAATCCTAGAAAGTCGTGCTTGTTTGTTGGAGCAGTCATCAAATCCCACTTTATCATTTCTCATTTCCTAGTAATTATAGTAACGCCTGAAAAGTGCAGCGGGGTTGACTTTCACTCTGGAGTACACTGCCAAAACACGCATGTGCAAAATTAAACCAGCAGACTACTAACTTCAGAAGACTTCATCGACTTTTTAAACACGTGAAGCGatttcaaaaaacattaaaccgCATATGTGCGTGCAGCTGTAAAAGTCAGATGATTTGTTTTccgttcaaaaataaaaataaagcagttcAAATAAACACTATAGGATTGATTTACTAAGATGCTTCTTACCTGTCTAGTCcgttaaagtatttttgtgaattttctCCACTTTACGAGCGACCGTCTCTCATGATCAGCGTCTCCCAGCTGACAGGTTCTCCGTCCGGCTCCTCTGGTCCTCCCCGCCTCTCTTATACTTTTGCTCTAGCGTAGCACTGTCCATGACGTCATTTTCCATGCGTGTCAAATGAGTGGGCGGGAGATTTCCATGGTGCAGCCAATCACAGCACCTTTCGAGAGAACAGCGCTTTTGTGACGCACTACGGGATTCCGTTGACGCTCGTACGCCCAGAACCGCAGCTTTGTCCGACTTGACAGACACGTGCGCACGGGCGCGCGCTACTGATATCTAGGTAAAACAGAGTAGATCTGAATAAAAGTGGGAGGTTCTATTTAGCAAGTGTTTATTAACATTGAGCAAATGGAAATACAGGGATCTAACCcctttaataacaataactcaGTTACTTAAAAAAACGCCTAAGTTTGGGTCAATTCAATTGCAAGTAAAAGCAAGAATAGAAAGCCctgtacaaaacatttaagaaattgTTCCCTCACATTAACAATTACCATATTATGCACACAATGTAGCATTCTGTAACCACAATGTAGCATTTTGTAACCACAATTTGACATTATATGggcacaagaacattttattagCGTTTTGTAGCCACACAAATTAAAGTTTTGTGtgccacaaattagcatttttttgaGCACTTAATTAGCATTTTTGTTGCCACAAATGAGTATTTAATGCTACAAATTATTAGTGGGTATTGATacaaaaatactaatttgtgtggACAAAAGGCTCAGTTcactgtgctaaaaaaaaagctaatttctgTCCACGAAAAATGAATTCATGCTCACAGAATAATAAACTGTTGCGACATTGCAGAGATaaacattttatatgggggaGGGGGCGACTTTAGAAGTGTGACAAATGAGAACACGGGCAAAAGAACATATCTTAAACAGTTTCCTTATTCTTACTGTTGttaatattaaaacagcagttcttttAGCTGAGGTGCCATTAATAAAGCCTAAAGAATCTTTTAGgatttcttaatatttgtcaACAATGATACTTATATTGAGTCaaggatttgggggggggggcaaggctTTCTGCTGTAGGGCGTACCTGACCTCCTAAGCTCCAACCCTGcccaaattattattttgagggaacaattctttttttaggcTCAGTACAAGAACAATCTAAATAGCCATGTCAATACTGCATAGCTTCAAACATCAAAATAACGTTAAAGTGTTGAAGCAAAAGAACCCCGACAGGATCAATAGGTTATCATTGCTGCTGTTGCAGGTTTCTGTTTGAACTAGCCTGTGCTTGCTGGATTTCAGGTTTAAGTGGCCGAATCATTTTTGGCTTCCTAGCAAACAGTAAAGGGCAGGGGGGTTGACTTTCATCCATGGCAAACGCCCCCTCTTAAATCACAAATgctaaacaacatttaaaacgtCTTCAGAATTTACACCCACATGCACCAAAGTTGTGGAGTTTGGGTTGTCCTGGcattcacaaatgaacataCTGCAAATTTAGGGTAGAAACCTCTTCACGATGAGAAAGGGGCAAGCAGTGAGTCACAGCTGTGGCCTCCAGAGATGTGATTAAGGCCCTTAGACCTGATTATGTGCTGCtgtgttttgtggttttattttgtagcctCCGGCATTAATTTGCCATCTCTTTCTCAGCATTCCGTGGGGTTCAGTTTTGTACCTGCTTTCTCGGGTTTCATCAAGTGTCTGTGAACCCTTTCCCAGCATGTCAGGGAGGACGCACTCACGTTACTTGAATGCAAACTCATGgttacacaaacacatgcagcaAGCTGAAAATATATTTAGGGAAATGCTGGTTATTTAAATAAAGGGAACATTTGTGCTGTGTGTCAGTGTAATCCCTTTATATACTGGTGCTTGATGTCAGCTCAAAGTCACTTaaacctgctgctccagctgtGTCTGCTCCATGACAAACACTTAAGCCACTTACTTGAATCTGTGCTGGAAACTTGTCTCGCAGTTATATTTTCCTCTGTGGATCTGTGATGACATGCAAGCACTGGGCCTCCCTACACCACACTGACTGATTTCACTCGTTATCTGATCAATATAATCAGAAACAGTGTCTTCCTGCCATTCACAACAGTAACTGTGACATCCGCTAGATCATTTCTTTGGGTCCCCTCTGGGCATCCTCCATGTGATATCCTTGCAGCTGCTGTCATAACTGTAACACCTGCTACTCCGTGATGCAGATTTTATTGTTTCCATTATGTGTAAGAAACCAGAATGCAACTCTTCTTGCACCGTCTTGCAGTGCCTTACCACACTGGCATTGCCAGGCTTCAACCCGACACCTGTTGCTGTTCCAAAGAGCTATTTCTGTGCCGAGAAGATGTTTTGCATCGTGCAGAAAACCTCTGGTTCACAAGTTCAAGCTCTCCATAAACCCAAAACACGTGCAAGTTCTCCTTTTCTTGGTGTGTGATGGCAAATCTTTTCAAGACACACTAGAAGCAAGACCCATAATGAATCTGATCGCACTTTAAAATGTAACAACCTGATAGTTTGCATGCAGAGATGTAAATGTGACAGCAACGATGGTATCAAAGGTATTTtgcatcttcttcctcttctgggagcatttttattttccaaataatTTCACTCTGATTGAAAGATAAGTCTTTAGAAAGGATTTGAACAAAAACGTATTT is from Oryzias latipes chromosome 7, ASM223467v1 and encodes:
- the nr4a1 gene encoding nuclear receptor subfamily 4 group A member 1, whose amino-acid sequence is MTCVHPRHGRQPTESSFSSSELQNADFLSRLAVDMSGSLEHHSTPSLPSIGSLVGTPTGSFDAYSCQFTTTPAHVPSASGQESPFKLDELQVYGCYPGAFTLSYPDEAVSPSGSDYFGSPASASSPSTPGFQSQNVSNWDSAFGPYSPGQGYWMTEDTSGPHTPSFFMFGSGSVEDMSHLGQALFREQEPFAASQPHPSAMQFPAMGMEQALCLDSAEQRDGSLSPKLKSGSEGGCAVCGDNASCQHYGVRTCEGCKGFFKRTVQKNSKYVCLANKDCPVDKRRRNRCQFCRFQKCLAVGMVREVVRTDSLKGRRGRLPSKPKGVKDATPIVSPVSMIASLVRAHIDSNPAVGNLDYSKYLEKEVSANQKEDVSDIKQFYDLLTASLEVIRKWAKDIPGFSDFCLEDQELLVESAFVELFILRLAYRSNPKMEKLIFCNGAVLHKTQCVRGFGEWIDSILEFSQSLHRMKLDVSSFSCLAALILITDRHGLKEPKRVEDLQNQLITCLKDHVTSCGSESLRPNYLSRLLGKLPELRTLCTQGFQRIFYLKLEDLVPPPPIVEKIFMETLPF